GCAAATCCCCTCCAAATCGCTGGTGGGACAACTACATATGCTAAAATTAATATAAACTTACACCGCACATACACTAGCAAGAAACCGCGCGCGCGGCATCGGGCAACGGTCGCCGCATTCAAACAATGTTATCGCGTACGCAAGTGTGCGAATCATACACTCGCGCGTGTGCGCTAAACCATACCAAAGACTACGATGACCAAATGGTGGCGAATTTTCAATCGAGAGTCGTCGAGAGATTTAAAATCTTTCGCCAACGCAATAACCAACGCACAGTCAGTCCAACCGAACCAGTTCTGATCGGTCGATTGTGTCGATCGGAAGCATTCGATAGTGGGTGCGCGGAGATTCGTGGAACAGAAGGAACGTTATAAATtggtgtgttttcttccgttgGCAACGCGAAACGCTTCAAGTCAAACCGACCGAACGATGTTGCTCATTCTGTTCGGCGCAGTTGTGGCCTTCGTCGCATTAGTGTATATATTTCTTACGTGGGAGTTTGGATTCTGGGAGAAGTATGGCGTCAGGGGACCGAAACCGAAAATACTGCTCGGCAACATACCGTACTTGTTGACCAAAAAGCGGCACACTGTCTACAATTATGATCAACTTTACAAGTGAGTTATAATTACTGTAGTAATTTCTGTGTATTTAAATGatgaatttgacagttgatTAAAGTACAGTGTTTCTTAAACGAGTAGTGGGCACTAAttaatcaattaattttaaatggtTCAATAACGGACTTAAGAGAACCtgtttaaatgtaaaaaaacatgtGCATATAAATTACCAAGCTATAGTGTCAACAGATTGGTACTGGGCAAATGACAAATGGTACAGTGAACTTGCAtaaggaaggaagaaaatcTGGATTATTTGcaccaaaaaagattattttaagTTCAAATTCTGGTTAGATGTTTCTAATAGCAATCAATGAAATGTAATAGGATTGCACTGAATGCAAAGTGTTGCTTTCATCCTATTTAGCGCTACGACCAGGGCAACAGTTTTTGATACGTGGGCAGAATCCGAATGGGAATCAATTCAGTGTGGCCTTGTCCATTCGTTAGACTACCGCATATCCAAAACGTAGCTCATTTTGCAGcagaaaaatatataaagaACGCCTCATACAGTTAAATGTTTGACTAACGGGCAGAAACATATTTAGAGAATGATTTTTTGGTATGTTTCTATTCTTATTTCATGCCATCAAACGCGATCGTCTAGGTATGTTCTTTCAATTGGTTTCAATTGCAAATAACTCACCAGCCGTTTCGTGTAAAACACAGCAATCGAGAAAAGCCCTTTTAGGACGTGTTTTATTTAATCGGTTTCATCTGCCACAATCCGTCGTTGAGATAGTGGCAATTTTCCACACCAACGCCCTTATTTACTTTGGCACTGAAATCAAAACAGAGGTAAAAAGAAAAGCGTATAAACATACGACTCGATTTTCCTACAGCGCAATGATATTTATAACAGCAATAAAACCAATACTCACATATCATCGGTCGACATGGCGGTCAATCCGATGGCCAGCGCGTGCTGCTTGCCTTCGGCCATTATTGCCACAACCGTTCCCTTCTCCACCTTGGTCATGCACGCACCCGGTGACGTCAGCCCGGGGCACATAATGTTGGCTCCGCTTAGTACGAACCGGATCGCACCCTTGTCCACCTGTTCCATCGGCAGGAAGAATGGAAACCGATGGAACAGCTTCAACGTCGGCATCCATGGTCCGTCTCTGTGACGGAAGAAAACCTGCTCGCCTGCGCCGTTGATTAGCAGTTCAATATGGTCGTGACTGAAACGTGCCAAGGAATGAGGCAGAGCGAGGAATTATTATCAGTTAatttttgattttaaaggTCATATTGATCAGCGTATGCAGATGCACTCACCACTTAACTATCCGGAAAGCATCTTTCTTCGGTAAAACTAGATCGATGTGGTTTTCGATGGTGGGAAACTGCTCAATCAGCTTGGCCCGGATGCCTTTCTGCACCGAGGACTTCAGTTGCTGCACCCCAGAGACGCTTTCTTTTTCGTCAAACCTGTtgtaatattatatttttgaatgttATTCACTTTGATTTGCAACAGACGctgcatttattttacttacttCTTGAACATCGTGCGGCAGAGATACGGCTTGAGTCTTGTTTTGGACGAACTCGGCAAATTGACAATTGTACTGTCGGCGCTGTCAGCGAATGACAGCGACAATGTTGACGTGTCCAGTGTTGCCAATTCGAACGATTTCTATCAAAATTTGAATCTGTCTTCTGTGACCGTTGCTTATTTGGATTTTATCGTAAGTTTTATGAGCCCAAGTTTGATTAATGGTTATTTTACGCCTGTTACTCAGTTATGGCCTTGGAGTAGGTCCTAAAAGTGTGCGATTTTTGACCCATCTAGTTCCAGACCCATCCCAGCGGTGGAGCCATCTCTGCTGTTTTCAGATCTATCGTAGAAATGAGTCTTTTCCGGTCTTAAAATTTTCCCTATTCCAGTAGCAGAACCGCTCCCTAGTGTCCTTAAGCCTAATAAAATGTTTCGATTTTTACAGTGACTTCAAAAATGAACCAGCCGTCGGATTCTTCAGCATACGGTCAC
This is a stretch of genomic DNA from Anopheles merus strain MAF chromosome 2R, AmerM5.1, whole genome shotgun sequence. It encodes these proteins:
- the LOC121587642 gene encoding malignant T-cell-amplified sequence 1 homolog; its protein translation is MFKKFDEKESVSGVQQLKSSVQKGIRAKLIEQFPTIENHIDLVLPKKDAFRIVKCHDHIELLINGAGEQVFFRHRDGPWMPTLKLFHRFPFFLPMEQVDKGAIRFVLSGANIMCPGLTSPGACMTKVEKGTVVAIMAEGKQHALAIGLTAMSTDDIAKVNKGVGVENCHYLNDGLWQMKPIK